Within Terriglobia bacterium, the genomic segment GCTGCATTCAGGTTGAAGAGCGCCTCTGTCCGGTTATCGCGCGCTCTTTCCAGACGGTCCTGGGCATCAGAAATCTCCAGACTGTTCGCAACGCCTTCGTCGTAGCGCTGCATGGCATGGGCCAGCTCACTCTGGGCGACAGTAAGCCCTTCTTCTGCGGCCGTTACTTGAAGCCGGCCCGACTCCAGTTCGCCAAATGCGAGTTTGACCTCCAGTTCGATCTGCCGGTGGAGGTCTTTCGTGCGGATTTCTTCCTGACGTACGGCGGCCATGTCTTCGGCCAACTCGGATTTCCGGCGGCCGCTATCCATGATCGGAACCCGTAACGACACACCGACGGAATAGGTCTGCGCCAGGCTGATACCGGCCCCGGCGGTGCCGTAATCCGCCGTGCCTTCGATGTAAGGTAAGCGCTCCAACTCACCCGCATGATACGTAACGCGGGAGCTCTCTTCCCTCCGGACCTGCGCGAGATAGTCCGAGCGGTGCTTCAGGGCGTCGTCCATGGCCTGCTCCCGGCTCGAAACCTGTACCGGACGAATGTTGAGGCCGTCGACCAGGTCCGTCTCCGTATCGAGTTCCAGGTTCATCGCCTTCAAGAGGTTCAAATGTGTTCGTAATTGCTCGGACTCGGCAACGAATGCTTCCTGGCGGACGTTCGCGACCTGCGCGCCCGCCCTGGCCGTATCGACAGCGAGGCCTGTCCCCAAATTCTGGCGATCCTGCGCGCGCTTGAGCAAAGTCTCCGCCAATCCGAGATTGGCGTGTGCCGCGCTAACCTTGGCATCGAGCCGGGAGGCCCACAGGTAGAGTTTCGCGACTTCACCGGCGACCCGATCTTTCGTGTTCTCCTCGTCCGACTGCGCCACTCCGATACCCGTGCGCGCTGCCTTCACGCGTTCAGAAAGACCCATGTCCAGGAACTTCTGATTCACCATCACTTTTGCTTGCGTTATGGAATACGACCCTGAAATCTGGGACAGGTTGACGCCGTCTAACGTTATTCCCGCCGGTAGACCGAGACTGGCGAGGTTCAACGCTACGGTCTGCGTGGAAAACACTCCCTGAAAATCCGGCTTCTGGTCGGCATGGAGACGCGTCGCGTGCGCTTTCGCCTGCTCAACTCCCTCCGCGGCGAGTTGCAGCAGCGCATTCCCTTCGGGGATCAAGGCAGTGTCGATGGCTTGTTTCAGGGTCAATTTCATCGGACCGGCGGCCGGCGGCGAGTTCTGCGCGAAAAGGCCTGAAGCAAGAAGGGCAACAAATGTCGTGGACAATAGACAGTGGCGCATTCTCTTTTTCCTTGGCTCTTTAAAATCAAAACATGGGTAACGTATAGTACACGACATGTCTGACCAGTCCCGCCCGGGTTTGCCTAAAAAGAGGAAGTGGCTATGGGTGGCGGTATTTCTGGTGACCGCCGGAGTGGCTACTGCGACTGTCATCTTTCCGCGCGCCTCGGAAGATAAGAAACCTGCAGCGGCACCCGCAGCCGTGGCTGAAAGCCCCTTGGGCATCGGCTGCCGCGGATGGATCGAGCCGGAAGACGGAGTGTTGAAAATAGCGGTGCCTCCGGTAGCGAATGCTTCCATTGTCGCTTCACTTC encodes:
- a CDS encoding TolC family protein; this translates as MRHCLLSTTFVALLASGLFAQNSPPAAGPMKLTLKQAIDTALIPEGNALLQLAAEGVEQAKAHATRLHADQKPDFQGVFSTQTVALNLASLGLPAGITLDGVNLSQISGSYSITQAKVMVNQKFLDMGLSERVKAARTGIGVAQSDEENTKDRVAGEVAKLYLWASRLDAKVSAAHANLGLAETLLKRAQDRQNLGTGLAVDTARAGAQVANVRQEAFVAESEQLRTHLNLLKAMNLELDTETDLVDGLNIRPVQVSSREQAMDDALKHRSDYLAQVRREESSRVTYHAGELERLPYIEGTADYGTAGAGISLAQTYSVGVSLRVPIMDSGRRKSELAEDMAAVRQEEIRTKDLHRQIELEVKLAFGELESGRLQVTAAEEGLTVAQSELAHAMQRYDEGVANSLEISDAQDRLERARDNRTEALFNLNAAQIDLMVATGVVRDRLQ